The following proteins come from a genomic window of Corynebacterium sp. P4-C1:
- the ppgK gene encoding polyphosphate--glucose phosphotransferase: MDNRVNGTSENHPRTGEETTSALCCGIDIGGSGVKGAIVDMNTGEFLSDRIKIQTPQPATPDAVAETTAEIVRQLGWDGPVGICLPSVVTDHVARTAANIDDSWIGTDVHELFTRYLGGRDIAVLNDADAAGLAEVAFGDETARTGAIIFLTFGTGIGSAFLVDGELFPNTELGHMMVGDKEAEHQASSAVRDREELSYKKWAKRVSTVLAEYERLFNPSAFVVGGGISRKADKWVPLLTIDAPVVPATLRNRAGIVGAAMAVWKHVSP; the protein is encoded by the coding sequence ATGGATAACCGGGTCAACGGCACCAGCGAAAACCACCCTCGCACTGGGGAGGAAACCACTAGCGCGCTCTGCTGCGGCATCGACATCGGCGGTTCGGGCGTCAAGGGCGCGATTGTGGACATGAACACCGGCGAATTCCTCAGCGACCGCATCAAAATCCAGACCCCGCAGCCAGCGACACCGGATGCGGTCGCGGAAACCACCGCAGAAATCGTCCGTCAACTCGGATGGGACGGCCCGGTGGGCATCTGTCTGCCGAGCGTGGTCACCGACCACGTCGCGCGCACGGCCGCCAACATCGACGACTCCTGGATCGGCACAGATGTCCACGAACTTTTCACCCGTTATCTCGGCGGGCGCGACATCGCAGTGCTTAACGACGCGGACGCGGCCGGTTTGGCCGAGGTGGCCTTCGGTGACGAGACCGCCCGGACCGGGGCAATCATTTTCCTCACTTTCGGCACCGGAATCGGCTCGGCTTTCCTCGTTGACGGCGAGCTCTTCCCCAACACTGAGCTGGGCCACATGATGGTTGGCGACAAGGAGGCGGAGCACCAGGCGTCCTCCGCTGTCCGTGACCGCGAGGAGCTGAGCTACAAAAAGTGGGCGAAACGTGTCAGCACCGTCCTCGCGGAATACGAGCGCCTCTTCAATCCCAGCGCTTTCGTCGTCGGCGGCGGAATCTCCCGCAAGGCCGATAAGTGGGTGCCGCTTCTCACCATCGACGCGCCTGTCGTGCCCGCCACGTTGCGCAACCGGGCCGGCATCGTTGGCGCCGCAATGGCCGTGTGGAAGCACGTCTCACCGTAG
- a CDS encoding HRDC domain-containing protein, whose protein sequence is MPQSPDRGRYTLASTPADYRRAAEALAHGRGPFAIDTERASAYRYDDRAFLVQVFRRGAGTFLLAPEGHRDAFPGILGPVLNGGDWIVHAAPEDLPSLAELGLYPGMLFDTALAGRIAGFDKPNLAAMVEEFCGVVLEKGHGRENWSEVPLPDEWLDYAAEDVIYLNELAEAQAELLASEGKLDIADEEFAFIVAEYAEWEPVRKTWRDLKGLSQLKTPTSLAVARAVWEERDTQARRRDISPSMIMPNKTVLALAKELPRTPQQLGAVHGFPRRRRGAVKAWFSVLQSVYDSDPAGYPDKSRRSDDAATAPGKSAWQRHHPESWEALQAMRSAVMYSAAELSIQPEVLITPATLRQAVWTATHTPGPWDAHRAAVLLRGLGAREWQIAEVAPLFGLLET, encoded by the coding sequence ATGCCGCAATCCCCTGACCGCGGTAGGTACACCCTAGCGTCCACCCCTGCGGATTACCGGCGCGCGGCCGAGGCGCTGGCCCACGGCCGCGGGCCCTTCGCCATCGACACCGAGCGCGCCTCCGCGTACCGCTACGACGACCGCGCTTTCCTGGTACAGGTCTTCCGCCGCGGTGCCGGGACGTTCCTGCTCGCCCCCGAGGGACACCGCGACGCTTTCCCCGGGATTCTCGGCCCTGTGCTCAACGGCGGCGACTGGATCGTCCACGCCGCACCGGAGGATCTTCCCAGCCTCGCGGAGCTGGGGTTGTATCCCGGCATGCTCTTCGATACCGCCCTGGCCGGCCGCATCGCCGGCTTCGACAAGCCCAACCTCGCCGCCATGGTCGAGGAGTTCTGCGGTGTCGTGCTGGAAAAAGGCCACGGGCGCGAAAACTGGTCCGAAGTTCCTCTACCGGACGAGTGGCTCGACTACGCCGCGGAGGACGTCATCTACCTCAACGAGCTCGCCGAAGCCCAAGCGGAACTGCTCGCTTCCGAAGGCAAGCTGGACATTGCCGACGAAGAATTCGCCTTCATCGTCGCTGAATACGCCGAGTGGGAACCGGTGCGAAAAACGTGGCGTGACTTGAAGGGGCTGTCGCAGCTGAAAACGCCCACCTCCTTGGCCGTGGCTCGCGCCGTGTGGGAGGAACGCGACACCCAAGCGCGCCGCCGCGACATCTCGCCCTCGATGATCATGCCGAATAAGACAGTGCTGGCTCTGGCGAAGGAGCTGCCCCGCACACCGCAGCAGCTCGGTGCGGTGCACGGATTTCCGCGCCGCCGACGGGGCGCTGTGAAAGCATGGTTCTCCGTGCTGCAGTCCGTGTACGACTCTGATCCTGCGGGCTACCCCGATAAATCGCGCCGTTCCGACGACGCGGCCACCGCCCCCGGGAAGTCCGCGTGGCAGCGCCACCACCCCGAGTCCTGGGAGGCGCTCCAGGCAATGCGCTCCGCCGTGATGTATTCCGCTGCCGAGCTGTCTATTCAGCCCGAGGTGCTGATCACTCCGGCGACGCTGCGCCAGGCTGTGTGGACGGCGACGCACACACCGGGCCCCTGGGATGCCCACCGTGCCGCTGTCCTGCTGCGGGGACTTGGCGCGCGCGAATGGCAGATCGCCGAAGTCGCCCCACTATTCGGGCTGCTGGAGACCTAG
- the hemQ gene encoding hydrogen peroxide-dependent heme synthase, translating to MAQPDIEQLNNTQRYAQWATFRAIPGALGNDRAEIIAELKAFFARLEEEGKVVVRGIYDISGIRAEADVMIWWHAEEFSDIQKAYNDFRRDTVLGQSLEVFWIGVGLHRPAEFNRGHLPAFIMGEEPQDWITVYPFTRSYDWYIMDADKRRQLLIEHGQAAAEYKDVRANTMSAFSLGDYEWMLAFEAPTLARISDLMHKMRYTEARLHVREELPFFSGRRVADIAELVEALP from the coding sequence ATGGCCCAGCCGGACATTGAACAGCTCAACAACACACAGCGCTACGCGCAGTGGGCAACGTTCCGCGCAATTCCGGGCGCGCTCGGAAACGACCGCGCGGAGATCATCGCTGAGCTGAAGGCGTTTTTCGCGCGCCTCGAGGAGGAGGGAAAGGTCGTCGTCCGCGGGATCTACGACATCTCCGGCATCCGCGCGGAAGCTGACGTGATGATCTGGTGGCACGCGGAGGAATTCTCGGACATCCAGAAGGCGTACAACGATTTTCGCCGCGACACCGTGCTTGGCCAGAGCCTCGAGGTCTTTTGGATCGGCGTGGGCCTGCACCGCCCGGCGGAGTTCAACCGCGGCCACCTGCCGGCGTTCATCATGGGCGAGGAGCCGCAGGACTGGATCACCGTGTACCCGTTCACCCGTTCCTACGACTGGTACATCATGGACGCGGACAAGCGCCGCCAGCTGCTCATTGAGCACGGACAGGCGGCGGCGGAGTACAAGGACGTGCGCGCGAACACGATGTCGGCGTTCTCCCTCGGCGACTATGAGTGGATGCTGGCGTTCGAGGCACCGACGCTCGCCCGCATCTCGGACCTGATGCACAAGATGCGCTACACGGAGGCCCGCCTGCACGTGCGCGAGGAGCTGCCGTTCTTCTCCGGCCGCCGCGTCGCGGACATCGCGGAACTCGTTGAGGCCCTGCCGTAG
- a CDS encoding DUF3710 domain-containing protein: MSATDSQDADNVTDEAAPEQEPATPAGTAEPAAEPVREAAVADTEADASAAAEIGETAPATTESTYTGPVTIEHDAVGGDTGPFDGDNVDIKDFDFSDFAEGILNLGSIQLPLPKGSQVQVEMGEQGPRMLHVVTEFGRVTPVAFAAPNSGGMWEESSDEIIEGMRGEGMPAEFEKGPWGREVVGRGANGVIRIVGIEGPRWLYRVTLAAPRGKEDQLAELAHEIIARSFIYRGTAPVLAGNSLPVELPAQLAAQLQQAMAQQQQQQNQGQDQNQNPEN; the protein is encoded by the coding sequence GTGAGCGCGACCGACAGCCAGGACGCAGACAACGTCACCGACGAAGCGGCACCGGAGCAGGAGCCGGCCACACCGGCTGGCACCGCTGAACCGGCTGCGGAGCCGGTCAGGGAAGCTGCTGTGGCGGACACGGAGGCGGATGCCTCTGCGGCGGCCGAGATCGGCGAGACCGCGCCGGCGACCACCGAATCGACGTACACCGGTCCTGTGACGATCGAGCACGATGCCGTCGGCGGTGACACAGGCCCGTTCGACGGGGACAACGTGGACATCAAGGACTTCGACTTCAGCGATTTCGCGGAAGGCATTCTCAACCTCGGTTCCATCCAACTTCCGCTGCCGAAGGGCTCCCAGGTGCAGGTGGAGATGGGGGAGCAGGGCCCGCGCATGCTTCACGTGGTCACCGAATTCGGCCGTGTCACGCCTGTCGCTTTCGCGGCACCGAATTCCGGCGGCATGTGGGAAGAGTCGAGCGACGAGATCATCGAGGGCATGCGCGGAGAAGGCATGCCCGCCGAGTTCGAGAAGGGCCCGTGGGGCCGCGAGGTCGTGGGCCGCGGAGCCAACGGCGTCATCCGCATCGTCGGCATCGAGGGGCCGCGTTGGCTGTACCGGGTCACTCTCGCCGCACCCCGCGGCAAGGAAGACCAGCTGGCGGAACTTGCCCATGAGATCATCGCCCGTTCCTTCATCTACCGCGGCACCGCCCCGGTGCTCGCCGGTAACTCGCTTCCGGTCGAGCTGCCCGCGCAGCTCGCAGCGCAGCTCCAGCAGGCGATGGCTCAGCAGCAACAGCAGCAGAACCAGGGCCAGGACCAAAACCAGAACCCGGAGAACTAA
- a CDS encoding class I SAM-dependent RNA methyltransferase has product MDERPVDPAEPAPAATPTLSVGEELMLTPTTMAHGGEAIAHAPDGRVVFVSGAIPGDTAMVRLTRVKKNWARGEAQSIVAASPDRVDPVCPAAQAGAGCCDYSHIAPAAQERLKREILVGQLDKFARSSGVLTGFDLAIDLEQDTLAPLTGWRTRVRLGVGDNGRAGMRRARSHEVVSDVRCTQVNQEALDGIVGPEARAFTPGAELVVVVDSRGERHVVETQRAQRGKRIEHIETRIEGGAAVTEAVPAPVDSGTEESVFRFPPTAFWQAHTTAPATYCRYIADWAGDTYTRPVGWDLYGGVGLFVPEISAAIGSGAHVVSVDYSAAATRDRQPALERYDVEVRNSKVETSIDGLPDPGLVVLDPPRTGAGADVVKAVAGRNPQRVIHIGCDPATFARDLASWGESGYVVERMALIDAFPNTHHFEVLTSLIPAPR; this is encoded by the coding sequence ATGGACGAACGACCCGTGGACCCGGCCGAGCCAGCACCCGCGGCCACCCCGACGCTGAGCGTGGGGGAGGAGCTCATGCTGACCCCGACGACGATGGCGCACGGCGGCGAGGCGATCGCCCACGCGCCGGACGGCAGGGTGGTGTTCGTCTCCGGGGCCATTCCGGGGGATACCGCCATGGTGCGCCTGACACGCGTGAAGAAGAACTGGGCGCGCGGTGAGGCGCAATCCATCGTGGCTGCTTCCCCGGACCGGGTGGACCCGGTGTGCCCGGCGGCTCAGGCCGGCGCCGGCTGCTGCGACTATTCCCATATCGCCCCGGCAGCGCAGGAACGGCTGAAGCGGGAAATTCTCGTCGGACAGCTCGACAAATTCGCCCGCTCGAGTGGCGTGCTCACCGGATTCGACCTGGCCATCGACTTGGAACAGGACACCCTCGCGCCGCTCACCGGCTGGCGCACGCGCGTCCGGCTCGGTGTCGGGGACAACGGCCGTGCCGGAATGCGGCGGGCGCGCAGCCATGAAGTCGTTTCCGATGTGCGCTGCACCCAGGTCAACCAGGAGGCGCTCGACGGCATCGTCGGCCCCGAGGCGCGTGCGTTCACCCCGGGCGCGGAGCTCGTCGTTGTGGTGGATTCGCGGGGTGAGCGGCACGTCGTCGAGACGCAACGCGCACAGCGCGGCAAGCGCATCGAGCACATCGAAACGAGAATCGAGGGCGGTGCCGCCGTGACGGAGGCGGTTCCCGCGCCGGTGGACAGCGGCACCGAGGAATCGGTTTTCCGCTTCCCGCCGACGGCGTTCTGGCAGGCGCACACCACGGCACCGGCGACCTATTGCCGCTACATCGCGGATTGGGCGGGGGACACGTACACCCGCCCGGTCGGCTGGGACCTCTACGGCGGGGTCGGCCTGTTCGTGCCGGAGATCAGTGCCGCGATCGGTTCGGGCGCGCACGTGGTCAGCGTCGACTACTCTGCGGCCGCGACGCGCGACCGGCAGCCCGCGCTTGAGAGGTACGACGTGGAGGTGCGCAACAGCAAGGTCGAGACGAGCATCGACGGCCTGCCCGACCCGGGGTTGGTCGTGCTCGACCCGCCGCGCACGGGTGCGGGCGCGGACGTCGTCAAGGCTGTCGCCGGGCGGAACCCGCAGCGCGTCATCCACATCGGGTGCGATCCCGCCACTTTCGCGCGCGATCTCGCGTCCTGGGGCGAGTCCGGGTACGTCGTCGAACGCATGGCGCTTATCGACGCCTTCCCGAACACGCACCACTTCGAAGTCCTTACGAGCCTGATTCCCGCCCCCCGGTGA
- the dut gene encoding dUTP diphosphatase, with protein MTNHANESATAGIGPIPIKRLDPDLPLPERAHRGDAGVDLHSAEDLVIAPGERALVKTGIALALPLGTVGLIHPRSGLAAKHGLTIVNAPGTVDADYRGELMVCLLNTDKDTPFEITRGMRIAQLVVQRVELPDFVEVDELDETVRGAGGYGSTGVN; from the coding sequence CTGACCAATCACGCGAATGAAAGCGCAACTGCGGGCATCGGGCCGATTCCGATCAAGCGGCTCGACCCTGACCTGCCTCTCCCCGAACGCGCCCACCGCGGCGATGCGGGAGTGGACCTGCACTCCGCAGAGGACCTCGTCATCGCTCCGGGCGAGCGCGCCCTTGTGAAGACCGGCATCGCGCTGGCTCTGCCGCTGGGAACAGTCGGCCTTATCCACCCGCGCTCGGGACTAGCCGCCAAGCACGGATTGACCATCGTGAACGCTCCCGGAACCGTGGACGCGGACTACCGTGGCGAGCTGATGGTCTGCCTGCTCAACACCGACAAGGACACACCGTTCGAGATCACGCGCGGGATGCGCATCGCCCAGCTCGTGGTTCAGCGCGTGGAGCTGCCCGATTTCGTTGAAGTGGACGAACTCGACGAGACGGTCCGGGGCGCCGGCGGGTACGGTTCAACCGGCGTGAACTAG
- a CDS encoding RNA polymerase sigma factor — MAASTPSDNKSPENSTNASGDAGVTSPARKTAAKKTAKKTTKKAVKKAAKKTAKKTARKSAATKATKKTAKKTAKKTAKKSAAKTVRKSAAKKTVRKTAASKEGAPEADELDEDAQDNEDLDDDMLDPDMDSDDLEDDMDDDLDDDLEDDEFEEDLDDEEVVDAAIEDEDEEDDADDVVPELGEEDGSEKAPASSDDDEDDESSAPSVWDIEESAALRQARKDAQLTASADSVRAYLKQIGKVALLDAEQEVSLAKRIEAGLYAQYRLDEMKRAADEGDKDAKLSPSMKRDLRAVARDGRKAKNHLLEANLRLVVSLAKRYTGRGMAFLDLIQEGNLGLIRAVEKFDYSKGYKFSTYATWWIRQAITRAMADQARTIRIPVHMVEVINKLGRIQRELLQDLGREPTPQELAKEMDITEEKVLEIQQYAREPISLDQTIGDEGDSQLGDFIEDSEAVVAVDAVSFTLLQDQLQDVLHTLSEREAGVVRLRFGLTDGMPRTLDEIGQVYGVTRERIRQIESKTMSKLRHPSRSQVLRDYLD; from the coding sequence GTGGCAGCGAGCACTCCATCTGACAACAAGAGCCCTGAGAACAGCACTAACGCCTCCGGGGACGCCGGCGTCACTTCGCCTGCCCGCAAGACTGCCGCTAAGAAGACGGCCAAGAAGACCACGAAGAAGGCCGTGAAGAAGGCAGCCAAGAAGACGGCTAAAAAGACCGCCCGGAAGTCGGCGGCTACAAAGGCGACGAAGAAGACAGCCAAGAAAACCGCCAAAAAGACGGCTAAGAAGTCGGCCGCGAAGACGGTGCGGAAGTCAGCCGCCAAGAAGACTGTGAGGAAGACCGCCGCATCGAAGGAAGGCGCACCCGAGGCGGATGAGCTCGACGAGGATGCCCAGGACAACGAAGACCTCGACGACGACATGTTGGACCCGGACATGGACAGCGATGATCTCGAGGACGACATGGATGACGACCTCGACGATGATCTCGAGGACGATGAGTTCGAGGAAGACCTGGACGATGAAGAGGTCGTCGATGCGGCCATCGAGGACGAGGACGAAGAGGACGACGCTGACGATGTCGTGCCCGAGCTCGGTGAGGAGGACGGCTCCGAGAAGGCGCCGGCAAGCTCCGACGACGATGAGGACGACGAGTCCAGCGCTCCGTCCGTGTGGGATATCGAGGAGTCCGCTGCCCTGCGCCAGGCGCGCAAGGACGCGCAGCTAACCGCTTCCGCTGACTCTGTCCGCGCTTACCTGAAGCAGATCGGCAAGGTCGCCCTGCTCGACGCCGAGCAGGAGGTCTCCCTCGCCAAGCGCATCGAGGCGGGCCTGTACGCCCAGTACCGTCTCGACGAGATGAAGCGCGCCGCCGACGAGGGAGACAAAGACGCCAAGCTCAGCCCCTCTATGAAGCGTGACCTGCGGGCTGTCGCCCGCGACGGACGAAAGGCCAAGAACCACCTGCTGGAGGCGAACCTCCGCCTTGTGGTCTCCCTGGCCAAGCGTTACACCGGCCGCGGCATGGCCTTCCTCGACCTGATTCAGGAAGGCAACCTGGGACTCATCCGCGCCGTGGAGAAATTCGACTACTCGAAGGGCTACAAGTTCTCCACCTACGCGACATGGTGGATCCGTCAGGCCATCACCCGCGCGATGGCGGACCAGGCCCGCACGATCCGTATCCCGGTGCACATGGTCGAGGTCATCAACAAACTCGGCCGCATCCAGCGCGAGCTGCTGCAAGATCTCGGCCGCGAACCAACACCGCAGGAACTCGCCAAGGAAATGGACATCACCGAAGAGAAGGTCCTCGAGATCCAGCAGTACGCGCGTGAACCGATCTCCCTGGACCAGACCATCGGCGACGAGGGAGACAGCCAGCTCGGCGACTTCATCGAAGACTCCGAGGCGGTCGTCGCAGTGGATGCCGTGTCCTTCACCTTGCTGCAGGACCAACTCCAGGATGTGCTCCACACCCTGTCCGAGCGCGAGGCCGGCGTTGTGCGACTGCGCTTCGGGC
- a CDS encoding DUF3000 domain-containing protein, protein MPAEFNEAVESMHRARLRPEISLGTIRPPQRPAPFSHAVGLEVQELDDDAPIPTDSQGDAFGRLILLYSPSSEESWEGSMRLVAYIQADMDDAVASDPLLPDVAWQWLGESLAESGADYTNLGGTVTSTSSVRFGEIGGPPRAYQIEMRASWTATGTDLSHHVEAFSKVLAHVAGLPPEGVAGIDGRR, encoded by the coding sequence ATCCCTGCCGAGTTCAACGAGGCAGTGGAATCCATGCACCGCGCGCGATTGCGGCCGGAGATCAGCTTGGGCACCATCCGCCCACCGCAGCGTCCCGCACCGTTCAGCCACGCCGTGGGGCTCGAGGTGCAAGAGCTTGACGACGATGCCCCCATCCCCACCGACTCACAAGGCGACGCCTTCGGGCGGCTGATCCTCCTCTACTCCCCCTCTTCCGAGGAGTCGTGGGAAGGCTCGATGCGTTTGGTCGCCTACATTCAGGCGGACATGGACGACGCTGTCGCTTCCGATCCCCTGCTGCCCGATGTGGCGTGGCAGTGGCTGGGTGAATCCCTCGCCGAGTCCGGCGCCGACTACACTAACCTTGGCGGCACGGTCACTTCGACCTCCTCTGTCCGCTTCGGCGAGATCGGGGGCCCGCCGCGCGCCTACCAGATCGAAATGCGCGCTTCCTGGACCGCAACCGGAACCGATTTGTCCCACCACGTCGAGGCCTTCTCGAAGGTCCTGGCGCATGTCGCGGGCCTGCCGCCCGAAGGCGTTGCCGGCATCGACGGCCGCCGCTAG
- the dxs gene encoding 1-deoxy-D-xylulose-5-phosphate synthase, with the protein MSADELDGLAREIREFLIQKVSATGGHLGPNLGVVELSIALHAVFDSPDEPIIFDTSHQSYVHKILTGRADQFDTLRKKGGLSGYTSRTESEHDWTESSHASAALSYADGLSKAKVLHGNGDQNVVAVVGDGALTGGMCWEALNNIAESDRNVVVVVNDNGRSYSPTIGGFARNLDELRSQIAQIRIQPGYDEVMEQGKRTLKSMGWVGERAFGALQAVKEGIRHQVVPTQMFQDLGMKYVGPIEGHDIGSLMTALAYAKQYSGPLIIHVATEKGHGFAPAVNNVADQMHSTGVIDPVTGEALGEAGPGWTSVFSEELLRAAHEREDIVALTAAMAGPTGLTPFAEKFPSRFFDVGIAEQHAVTSAAGMALGGLHPVVAVYSTFLNRAFDQLLMDVGLIKQPVTLVLDRAGITGSDGASHNGVWDMAITSIVPGIRVAAPRDADRLREEFREAIAIEDGPTVVRFPKGDVGPAIDTVRRTPGGCDILVEPEAAPASDGDADSGDNPAKVLVVAIGEFAENAVEVAGQLNSEGQRITVVDPRWIVPVNPELVEMAAEADMVVVYEDGVVRGGIGSAIGEVLSAAEVDTPLRHLAFPDVYPKHASRSQLIADVGLDAESARVSVEEWIGNL; encoded by the coding sequence ATGTCCGCGGACGAGCTTGACGGGCTCGCGCGCGAAATCCGCGAATTCCTCATCCAGAAAGTCTCGGCCACTGGCGGACACCTCGGCCCGAATTTGGGTGTCGTGGAGTTGAGTATCGCGCTGCACGCGGTTTTCGACTCGCCGGACGAGCCCATCATCTTCGACACATCCCACCAGTCGTACGTGCACAAGATCCTCACCGGGCGTGCCGACCAATTCGACACCCTCCGCAAGAAGGGAGGCCTGTCCGGTTACACGAGCCGCACCGAGTCGGAGCACGATTGGACGGAATCCTCCCACGCATCCGCCGCGCTTTCGTACGCCGACGGTTTGTCAAAGGCGAAGGTGCTTCACGGCAACGGCGACCAGAACGTGGTTGCCGTGGTCGGCGATGGCGCGCTGACCGGAGGCATGTGCTGGGAAGCACTGAACAATATCGCTGAAAGCGACCGAAACGTGGTCGTCGTGGTCAACGACAACGGCCGCTCCTACTCGCCGACAATCGGTGGTTTCGCGCGGAACCTGGACGAGCTGCGCTCCCAGATAGCGCAGATCCGGATTCAACCGGGCTACGACGAAGTCATGGAGCAGGGCAAGCGCACACTCAAGTCCATGGGTTGGGTCGGGGAGCGGGCCTTCGGCGCGCTACAGGCTGTCAAGGAGGGCATCCGCCACCAGGTGGTGCCCACACAGATGTTCCAGGACCTTGGCATGAAATATGTCGGACCGATCGAGGGCCACGACATCGGCTCCCTGATGACGGCTCTGGCGTACGCGAAACAGTACAGCGGCCCGCTGATCATTCACGTGGCCACGGAAAAGGGGCACGGCTTCGCGCCGGCCGTCAACAACGTAGCCGACCAGATGCACTCCACCGGCGTCATCGACCCGGTCACGGGTGAGGCACTCGGGGAGGCCGGACCGGGGTGGACGTCGGTGTTCTCCGAGGAGCTTCTGCGCGCCGCCCACGAGCGCGAGGACATTGTCGCTTTGACTGCCGCCATGGCGGGCCCGACGGGGCTCACCCCGTTCGCGGAGAAGTTCCCGTCGCGTTTCTTCGATGTCGGAATCGCGGAGCAGCACGCCGTGACCTCCGCTGCCGGCATGGCGCTCGGCGGGCTGCACCCGGTTGTGGCCGTGTACTCGACCTTCCTCAACCGCGCCTTCGACCAGCTGCTCATGGATGTCGGCCTGATCAAGCAGCCGGTGACGCTGGTGCTGGACCGCGCCGGCATCACCGGCAGCGACGGCGCCAGCCACAACGGTGTGTGGGATATGGCGATCACGTCTATCGTGCCGGGGATCCGGGTCGCCGCGCCGCGCGATGCGGACCGCCTGCGCGAGGAATTCCGGGAAGCGATCGCCATCGAGGACGGCCCAACAGTGGTGCGGTTCCCAAAGGGCGACGTCGGCCCAGCCATTGACACTGTGCGGCGGACACCCGGGGGTTGCGATATTCTCGTCGAGCCTGAGGCTGCCCCCGCTTCCGACGGCGATGCGGACAGCGGGGATAATCCGGCAAAGGTGCTGGTGGTCGCAATCGGCGAGTTCGCCGAGAATGCTGTCGAGGTAGCCGGCCAGCTCAATAGCGAGGGCCAGCGCATCACCGTGGTGGATCCGCGGTGGATCGTCCCGGTCAACCCGGAACTGGTGGAGATGGCCGCTGAGGCCGACATGGTGGTCGTCTACGAGGACGGAGTTGTCCGTGGCGGCATCGGTTCCGCGATCGGCGAGGTACTCAGCGCCGCCGAGGTGGATACCCCGCTGCGCCACCTGGCGTTCCCGGATGTGTACCCGAAGCACGCCTCCCGATCCCAGCTCATTGCCGACGTGGGACTTGACGCTGAATCAGCCCGTGTATCGGTCGAGGAGTGGATCGGCAACCTCTAA
- a CDS encoding DUF3093 domain-containing protein yields MTDNASENVTSSNHPTAESSAKAETLYSERQWVPVWWWVVGIAFAALLGGQMGNNRGIWWFAITFVIVSAVIVWFLVHLSSTVVKVERDADGTRWLVIGEANLPASVVTRSLAVPKTATQNALGRQLDPAAYLVHHAWVDELVLFVLDDPEDPTPYWLVSSRDPEALLRAFVPDQADRATEPLQKG; encoded by the coding sequence GTGACTGACAACGCCAGTGAGAATGTGACCAGCAGCAACCACCCCACAGCCGAATCATCCGCGAAGGCGGAGACGCTCTATTCGGAGCGCCAGTGGGTGCCGGTGTGGTGGTGGGTCGTGGGCATCGCCTTCGCCGCTCTGCTCGGCGGCCAGATGGGCAATAACCGGGGTATCTGGTGGTTCGCGATCACTTTCGTGATCGTCTCGGCCGTCATTGTGTGGTTCCTCGTCCACTTGTCGTCGACGGTGGTGAAAGTGGAGCGGGACGCCGACGGGACGCGCTGGCTCGTTATCGGGGAGGCGAACCTGCCGGCGAGTGTCGTCACGCGTTCGCTCGCTGTGCCGAAGACCGCGACCCAGAACGCGCTCGGCCGGCAGCTCGACCCGGCGGCGTACCTGGTGCACCATGCGTGGGTCGACGAATTGGTGCTCTTCGTGCTCGACGACCCGGAGGATCCGACGCCGTACTGGCTCGTGTCGTCGAGGGACCCGGAGGCTCTGCTGCGCGCTTTCGTGCCCGATCAGGCAGACCGCGCGACGGAGCCGCTGCAGAAGGGCTAG
- a CDS encoding DUF4193 domain-containing protein has translation MATDYDAPRRRLDDEIETDSLEGLKAEEVAGSSMDDDGEVVDAFDPPQADLTGEELNVSVVPKQQNEFTCASCFLVQKNNRLGHTEPDGSKICLDCE, from the coding sequence GTGGCCACCGACTATGACGCGCCCCGCCGCCGCCTCGACGACGAGATCGAGACCGACTCGCTTGAAGGTCTCAAGGCAGAAGAGGTCGCCGGCAGCAGCATGGACGACGACGGTGAAGTTGTCGACGCGTTCGACCCGCCCCAGGCGGATCTGACCGGGGAGGAGCTCAACGTCTCCGTCGTACCCAAGCAGCAGAACGAATTCACCTGCGCTTCTTGCTTCCTAGTGCAGAAGAACAACCGGCTCGGCCACACCGAGCCGGATGGTTCCAAGATCTGCCTCGACTGCGAATAG